CACATGCACATCGTTGATCCGCATCCCCCGGTCCACCGCCTTGCACATGTCGTAGATCGTCAATAGCGCCACCTGCACCGCTGTCAAAGCCTCCATCTCCACCCCCGTCGGCCCGACAGTCTCGACGGTCGCCGTGCAGACCACTTGCGGCACGCTCCCCGCATCGGCAAGCGCAAACGCCACCGCCACCCGCGTCAACGCCAGTGGATGACACAGCGGAATCAGATCGCTCGTCTTCTTCGCAGCCTGGATCCCCGCGATCCGTGCGATGCCCAGCACGTCGCCCTTCTTCGCCGTCCCCGACTCGATCAGCGCCAGCGTCGCCGCCTGCATCTCGATGCGGCCCGTGGCAACGGCCACTCGGTGGGTTGCGGGCTTGCCGGCCACGTCGACCATGTGGGCCTGGCCCTGGGCGTCAAAATGGGTGAGAGTGCTCATGGTGAACGTTCGTTTTGAAGATGCATCATACGAGCCCGAGCCACAGACGAGGAATGCCGCGCTTGACTCTCCATCGCCCCACGAAAAGCCTGCCGATGCCTGCCTTGCGGTCGTTGTGCGCTACTTTTTTAATAGCTTCACAGGTGCTGTTGCCGGTGCCCGCGCTGGCGCAGATGCAGCAGATCCTGCCCGGGATGGGCGACGGCGGCGAGATGACCGCCAGCGCCGAGCGCCACCTCGGCGACCAGATCGCCCGCGAGCTGTATCGCGACACGGACTACATCGACGACCCGGTGATCGCTGCCTACGTACAAGACATCTGGCAGCGCCTGCTGACGGCCGCCCGCGCGCGCGGCGAGCTCACGCCCGAACTCGACGAGCGTTTCGCCTGGACCGTTTTGCTGGGCCGCGACCGCAACATCAACGCCTTCGCGCTACCCGGCGGCTACCTTG
This is a stretch of genomic DNA from Variovorax paradoxus. It encodes these proteins:
- the moaC gene encoding cyclic pyranopterin monophosphate synthase MoaC, producing MSTLTHFDAQGQAHMVDVAGKPATHRVAVATGRIEMQAATLALIESGTAKKGDVLGIARIAGIQAAKKTSDLIPLCHPLALTRVAVAFALADAGSVPQVVCTATVETVGPTGVEMEALTAVQVALLTIYDMCKAVDRGMRINDVHVLEKHGGKSGSWVAP